The genomic DNA TCCGGGGTTACGGTGGAAAAGAAAACAGGTCTGCTGCGCGACAAGTCTGCCGTTTTGGTGGATTTGCCAGGGGCCTATTCCTTGCTTCCACTTTCGCTGGATGAAGGTATCGCTACCCGTTATTTGCTGGAAGAACCGCCTGCGGCTTTGATTAACATCGTGGATGCCTCCCAGCTCCAGCGTAATCTGTACCTGACTGTACAACTGCTGGAATATGGCCGTCCGCTCGTACTTGGCTTAAATATGACCGACGTAGCCGATGCCACGGGCCTTCTAGTGAACAAGGAATTGCTGGCTGATCAATTGAACGTTCCCATCATTCCCATGGTGGCACGCACGGGCAGCGGCAGTAAGCAAATGCTCGCATCACTTCGAGAGGTACGACGCTCGCCAAATTCCTTCCAGTTGGATTACGGCCCTGCCGTCGAAGCCGCCATCGCAGATATTTGCAGCTTGCTGACGAATACATCTGTGCCAAACCCTCGGTGGGTAGCTCTACAGTGTCTGGAAAACAATCCTGTCGTTATGGAATGGATGACAAATGAGGTACAGCGTGAAAAAGTAACGGATCGCATCCAGCGTTGCGAGAAAGAACTTCTCCGTGAAGGCTATTCGGCTACTCCCGCTCAGCATATCCGTTCTGTACGTACAGCGTGGATCGCTGATCTGTGTACAAAGGCGCTCGACACGTCCAAACTCAAACCGCACAGTCTGACAGACAAGCTGGACGCACTGCTAACCCATCGGTATCTGGGGATTCCGATCTTTTTGCTGCTGATGTACGCTACCTTCAAGTTCACCTTCGATTGGGCCGGTACTGTTCTTTCAGATATGCTGGACGGATTTTTTTCAGGGACACTAAGCAGTTGGATTTCTGAAGTGCTCGTTCACTTGAACGCGTCCGCTTTTACGCAAAGTCTAGTCGTGGACGGCATCGTGGCGGGAGTCGGGGGCGTGCTCGTTTTTCTGCCTCAGATCGCTATTTTATTCCTTATTATTTCGCTAATTGAAGACTCCGGGTATATGGCACGGGTCACGATATTAATGGATCGTCTCATGCAAGCTGTGGGCTTGAACGGGAAAAGCTTCATCCCCTTTATTATCGGCTTTGGCTGTAATGTTCCAGCCATTATGGCAGCACGCACGATTGAACAGCCTAGAGAACGCCTCATTACGACGTTGCTGGTACCCTTCATGTCCTGCTCTGCCCGCCTGCCAGTCTATGCCTTGTTCTCAGGTGTATTTTTCCCAACACACGCGGCAAGCATCATCATGCTAATGTACGTGCTAGGAATCACCGTGTCGCTCATACTAGCCAAAATTTTTTCCAAAGTATCCATTCTGTCGGGTGAGCCTTCCCTCTTCATCGTGGAGCTTCCCCCTTATCGAGTGCCGCAAGCTCTTACACTGTTTCGCAGCACGTGGGAAAAGGTCAAGGGCTTCGTCCGCAAAGCTGGAACCATTATTCTCGCAGGGTCCGTCGGCATCTGGCTTTTGTCCAATTTTGGTCCGCAGGGCTTCGGTGCAGAAATGAATGACAGCCTGCTCGCCACTATTGGAGGATGGTTTGCTCCACTGCTGGCCCCTCTCGGCTTTGGCACCTGGCAAGCAGGTGCGTCCCTGCTCACAGGCTTTATGGCGAAAGAAGTCGTCGTATCAACGATGAATATCATTTACCACGTTCCCGATATGCAGGGACTGGAACTGCAAGTCAGCCATGCCTTTACGCCATTGGCCTCTTTTAGCTTCATGGTGTTCATTCTGTTGTATGTGCCATGTTTGGCTACGGTAGCGGTCATTCGTAAAGAAACCCTTTCGTGGCGCTGGACCGGATTCTCCGTGATCTATCCTTTGACCGTTGCGTATCTCATTGCCGTTGTCATCTATCAGTGTGGCAGATTATTAGGTTGGGGTTAAGTTAGAGACTTATGAAAATAGAAGGAAGGTGGATTCCGTGATCAATATCATCATTTTACTGGTGATTCTCGGTTATAGCGCGTGGGTGTTGGTACGCTTTTTGCGAAAAAGCCGTCAAGGTGCCTGTGCGGGGTGCTCATCAAGTAAGTCATGTCCGGGCTGTA from Paenibacillus sp. FSL R10-2782 includes the following:
- the feoB gene encoding ferrous iron transport protein B, whose product is MDMIALFGNPNTGKTSLFNKLTRTYAEVGNWSGVTVEKKTGLLRDKSAVLVDLPGAYSLLPLSLDEGIATRYLLEEPPAALINIVDASQLQRNLYLTVQLLEYGRPLVLGLNMTDVADATGLLVNKELLADQLNVPIIPMVARTGSGSKQMLASLREVRRSPNSFQLDYGPAVEAAIADICSLLTNTSVPNPRWVALQCLENNPVVMEWMTNEVQREKVTDRIQRCEKELLREGYSATPAQHIRSVRTAWIADLCTKALDTSKLKPHSLTDKLDALLTHRYLGIPIFLLLMYATFKFTFDWAGTVLSDMLDGFFSGTLSSWISEVLVHLNASAFTQSLVVDGIVAGVGGVLVFLPQIAILFLIISLIEDSGYMARVTILMDRLMQAVGLNGKSFIPFIIGFGCNVPAIMAARTIEQPRERLITTLLVPFMSCSARLPVYALFSGVFFPTHAASIIMLMYVLGITVSLILAKIFSKVSILSGEPSLFIVELPPYRVPQALTLFRSTWEKVKGFVRKAGTIILAGSVGIWLLSNFGPQGFGAEMNDSLLATIGGWFAPLLAPLGFGTWQAGASLLTGFMAKEVVVSTMNIIYHVPDMQGLELQVSHAFTPLASFSFMVFILLYVPCLATVAVIRKETLSWRWTGFSVIYPLTVAYLIAVVIYQCGRLLGWG
- a CDS encoding FeoB-associated Cys-rich membrane protein, giving the protein MINIIILLVILGYSAWVLVRFLRKSRQGACAGCSSSKSCPGCTGSSMNEDHTKIKKNI